AATGAGAAGAGATAGTTTTTCCTCTTCCTTTAGATCTTTTTTTATCGAATTTAATTGCGTGGTTACTGGAACACATGTTTCATACAAGGAGTTAACATCAGCCTCATTTTGATATTTCTGTCTCTAAGATTATGGACAATGAATCGAGAGTTCCAAGAGCCCCTCCTGCCAGTAAAGAGGTTGTTGCAAATCTTCCAGTCATTACTCTCACAGAGGAAATCTTGGCCAGGCTAGGACATGATGCAGAGTGTGCAATTTGTAAGGAGAATTTGGTAGTTGATGATAAGATGCAAGAGTTGCCATGCAAACACACATTCCATCCTCCTTGTCTGAAGCCATGGCTGGTAAAATTCCTTAACTGCAATAAAATGGGACAATTATGTTATATGTATAATGTATCTTGCATTACTTTTTCTGTACTGCCAAATAGTTAAGCTGCATTACTTAACAAATGTACAAGTAAACGGGATGAAGTTGCATATTTCTAATGCAAAGCAATCTCTGGCAGGATGAGCACAATTCTTGTCCAATTTGTCGGCATGAGCTGCGAACTGATGATCATGCATATGAGAGCTGGAAAGAGCTGGAGAAGGAAGCCGAAGAAGAGAGGAAAGGTGCTGCCAATGCTGTACGTGGTGGTGAATACCTTTATATTTAGATGAAAGCCACATAGTGGATTCATAGTCAACAATTTGCCATTAATGTGTTATTGTTGTGACTATGTTCAGTTTTAAAGATTATATTTCAGCTCAATACTGTTTTGGCACCTCTTTTGTTGTATAATTCTTGCATATTCTTATAATTCTTCCATATTTTTAAGTGTTATGATTGAGGAAAGCTTGAGTTTCTTTAGTTGGAACTAAATTTGCATTGTTTCGAAGCATCTATTGATTTTTCTTATTCATTGTGAATTGTCCAATACTCAACAGGCACATTTCTATTAAAAATCTATCATGCACTTTCACTTTGAAAAGCATGCATTTTTGTTTTGCCTTTGAAAAGCCTGTAGATGATCAAATTAGTTTGTATCATTTGTATCATGTTGCAGTACATTAGGCCAAACACCAACACCCCACAACAACACCCCGACTTCCTTCTCTTCTTTTATCCTCTAGATTAAAACATCAGAGCGCTTAATTCTGTTTTTTCAATCTCTGTCCAGcatagaaattattatttttttttgtgttAGTTATTTCAGGTTAGCTTAATTGTTATTTTCACTTTATTAATTAGTTGTTATTATAGTAGGAGATAAGGAATTTCAGTTGTTATTATTCTAGGAGATAACAATAAGAATTAAATTGGGAATGACAACTGCAATCTAGTGTAACAAAAAGATTAGGATGAGGACTCACTCAACTATCATCAATGTATTTATATATCAGTAAATGAAAGGGGTATCATTCCTCAAGAAATTTTAGAGCTCTTTTACTCTGAAAGAACATAGGTCAGAAGTTGGAGACTCATCTTCCTGAGAACATTCTGTTTTTTTATTAGTTGCTAAACAGTTTAAAAATACTAAGAATTCTTGTTCCACTACAGGCAACAGAAGTTGCTTTTGTTGCTGATATTGTGGGGGAAACGAGCCTGATGTTTTCGGATACCTTTGCTTTGTAAATAAGTGGAAAAGGAATTCTGAAATAAATGGTAAAAGAGAGTTTGCTAAATTGTGCAGCTAATTTAATTGAGGTCCCCTAGAAATTAGTCTGAGGTGAGATGCTAAACTTTCTTATTTATCAAAAAAGTAAAAATGTTGAAATGTAAAAGAAGCTCCAAGATCATCCACGCCTGCATTTAGATTCTCTTTTTTCTTGAAGAACAGAAACAAATAACTCATTATGGTCAAGTGCAACTCGAAAcctcaaaaaggaaaaaaaattgccACCTGCAGAATAACTCAGCAGGATTTCTCTAGTGGCACTTATGAATTAATCAAAACCAGAGGATTTCTGTCGTCGTATTATCTAAGCAGATGATGCCAGCAGTTTCTCAATGAGATCTGCAGCATCTTGAACAGTGGCAATGTCCTCAGCTCCCCCTTCTCCAATTGACACCCCAAATTGTTCTTCCAAAGCCATCATTATCTCCACCTGTTGAATTTCAATTCTAATTTATACACGGTTCATCTTCTGGTGTGAAAATGTGCATTAAAAGTTTTACTGCATGTTCTTGCATGGTTTCTGTATCTTAATTGTTTAGAAAAATTTACATTTCTGAAGAAGAGAATACCGTGTCAAGGGAGTCGGCACCCAAGTCAGCAAACTTGGTTTCACGAGTCACTGTGCTTGTCTCAATAGACAATTGCTTAGAAATGGTGCTCTGAACGATTTTCTGGGTCTCAGGTTGGGCCTAGGAAGTTAATGCATTCCATTTTTGTAAGCTCCACAAAATTAACAGATGTACCAAATTGAAatttacccaaaaaaaaaagggaatattcGCTTGTGGAATCTCTTACAGAGAATGAAATGGTAGTCCTGAAACATCTAGATCTGGTGGAAGAAATGTTAGCTGCCTTTGAGAATTGGATTTTTGCAATGTGTTTTAGCCCAAAAAACAAAGGACCACCCTGCATTACATTACCTTTTATCATAATTCCATAATCTATTTATTCCAAGACAGAAGTGTTAGAAGTAAGTGTCACCCACATTGTTGGAGAAACTCCTGTGCTGGCCAGCAGCGACACTGAGCCCAGCGTTGGAAGGGAGGGTGGCTATGGGACGTCTTGGTGCTGCAAGGAAGCTAGCCATGTAGGCAATGCAACAAGTTGTATTGTAACTCCAAaattgaaaaaggaaaaaaaatcctTGTAATAAGgaagtaaataaattgggaaacTTGAAATTTGCTTGATGTTTTATGTATATATAGGAAACTGGAAGAAGTTGCTGGCCTAGGTACAAGGGGAAGGGAAGGCAATTCCAATGTCGGGTTTTGTTTTTGGGCCTTGTAGTTGGGCGGCCACTCCCATGTCTTCCGTCTGCTTATGCTTGTAAATTGTAATGAGTTTGTCTCAAAGCAGTCGAGGCTTGCTTTAGTTGAGACAAAAACAAGAAGTTTGCTACACCAATGACTAACAGGCGGCCAATCTCATCTGGGTTGGCTTCACTTGAATTCAATTACAACAAGaactttgaaatttttatttttattttcattattgtACCGAATAATTtattcgagaattaaattaatttattttataaataatttatttcaaaggaAAGCGTGTGAAGTGTGAACGATGAAGAAAAAACAGCCGAAGATGCTTTTATTCAGAAGTAGGCAGAGCAAATTGCACAAGAATTGAATGGACCAAATGGGTGACGATAACTCTGAAGACAATCTTGTTTTTGGTAGCTTCATTCATCTCCTCATTCAAAAGTAGAAATAAATCCATTCAATATTTTGATTTATTACCAGTCTATGACTATGGGTATGGAGCATATATAGCATACTATATTTCTCTTAAATTTTTGGATTTTCCAAAACACATTCTAAcgtaagaaataaaaaaaaaaaaaaaaagcaatttaaTTGGATACACAAGATAATATGAAGAATCAATTATTGCATAATATAAAGAATCAATTATTGCATATTCAAAGAGCATTTTGAGTCATTTTGTTTTTTTGCCTAATTTAGATGTGTTAGAGTCCAAGTCTAATTGGAATTAGGAAGTCTAATTAGTTTAGAaaatttagtagaatttaaattatgaagtttaataattagagtcctaaaCTAGGTTTCAGTGGCCTATATATATTCAAAGTTGGTTTACCATTATATGGAATGTATTGTAGAGAGCTCATAAAGTAGAGAGGTATGTTGAATTCCGagagttttgtttgagtgatttgagagtgataaaaataaattagtagttataattatttttccttgacTATGGATTTATTTGGTGGATTAGGTTTAGCTAAATCACGTTAAATTTTGTATTCTTTATTTTGTGTAGGTGAAATTTTACATAACAAAATGGAAAAAAGTGAAAAACAATATTAATTTTTCTGTTTTCCTCtatacacttttttttttcttaaatagttattttttaatattattttatttatttaatatggacataataataaaaatataataatttttatttttcactttttttcatcaaaatatataaaataaacaaatcactacatttttttcttttctttagtaaaaaaaaaattaaaagaatatgtaggaattttattttattttttataattccatttatttttcttttcacagCTTTCCTTTCTGAAAGATTTGTAAATATGAGAAATACCCATTTAGTAATTTCTAAGATTTGAACATTCATCAATAAGTCGGAATGGATTAccccagatatatatatatatattttttggtaGGATAGGAGGAACTAAAGCTCAGAGCAGGAAACTAAAAAGATTTTCCTTTTTCTTGCACAATTAAATGATTCTATTCACACAAAATTGGATAAAAAGAAACAAATATGTTTGTATTCCATTGATTACGCACATACGTACAAGAAAAGGTTTGATTACAAATGAAGAAAGATATGTATAAATGGGAAAAATACAATTAAAAAGAAGAACAATAGTGCATACATTTATTAATTCCAAATACGCAAGGATGATCATCATCAGTTTGGTCAGTCACGGACGTAAAATTTGGATCTAAGATGATTATCTACGGATATAACATTCAGACTTAATAATCTTACATTTAGATTTAGAGGACCAGTGACATATATAATATTTAGACTTTAATCGAATGCTTATGTGCTtaatttttttacaaatttttttattaattaaaaagaaaatttaaataacataaacagctattaattttttttaaaaaaatttagtggagttattaaaatataaattttaaaattttagaatatttacccattctattcaatcaactttcaattaaaaattaaaattttagaggaTAACCCTGCCTCACCTCTTAGTCCATCAACCAGTATGCATGTTTATCTTCTTCAAAATAAAACACACGTtttgattaatattttataatgcaTGAGATGAGAAGCATTGAATAGTAATTTGTTGTATGCTTATAtatatgattaatattaagaagaagaagaagaagaagaagaagaggtgaCAAAAATAATAAAGTGGAAGAAAATGTGCAGAATCATGGACAGCCCATCGCTACTTTGAATGCATACACACACAGAGCACAGCCGTCTGTTACAATATTTGCATGCATGCCACCTACATCCACTATCATGTGCTTGCATTCAAGtccaaaattgataaaattttatcaTCTTATCaccaaatttttacaaaatttatataTACTAGTAACCCTAATAATACATCAAACATAACATGGACTATACTGCTGCTGCATATGCTTGTGGGTATCCAGCTGACTTTGCTAAGGGCAATTGCTAGGGAAGGTGGGGTATAGTTGGAAGGGCAAATCCCTTTCCCTCTAGAAATTTAGAAGATTGGTTTTTATTGGTTGCAACTTGCCATTCAAACCCATAATATGATTCATGGTTATGGTTTGTTTGATTAATGGTTGGAATCCACCATTGACAATCAATAAGATATTATTTGGTTAGATATAACTTGTAAACTTTAAATTCTGATATCAAGTGTTAAATTTTTACTTGTTTGGTTGGTGATATGCCTTAATTTTTAGAGAAGTCAAGATTCTCACTTCTTTGATCGTTCGGAAAGTAAATTACTTACCTTAATCTAGTTAAGAATTCTAAGTTGTTAGTATTATATGCAAGGTTAGTTTGCTTAGCCTCACCAGCTTCTAGAACAAAcaagaagaggaggaggaggaagagtAGTAGAAGGAAGAGGAGGAGTGTGGTGATGTTGGTGGCAGATTGCTAAATTAATGGTCCCACCGCCACCCCCACTAATAGCGGAAAGTGACCTTACACGTTGGAGAGCGAAAGAAGCGTGAGGGGCTGCATCATCATGATCAGGACCCTAACTCCTCAATTCATTTCTCTCCCATTAATGTCCAATTTAATTTTACCATATcccttttttttatataaatttaatataatcggATTTTATAacactaaaaaaaattttaatattattaaaattaaaatttattaatattgtcaaatttgaaatttaattacGCAAAGGGCAGCGTCGTTTTGACTTTCTTGATCAAGAATCAGGATAAGCCTTTTGCCATTACGCAGGCTGCAATTTTGGACAAACGCACGGTATTTCCTACCAGGGGGGACCTTTGCTTTGAATCGTTTAACTATTTTATAATACAAGAtatagaaatttaaattaaaattaattaaaatatttaataataaaattatgaaaatttaaatttctctGCAGAATTAAAGAGAAGAGAAATTCTGGTTTccaattattattatctttttttaattttttaacaaaatGTGGTGAGAAATGGgtgggaagaaagaaagagaagaggaGTAACATGGGTACAAGGTGATTGAGGGTGCAGGCTTTTTCGGCGGTGGACAGGGTGAGAAAGAACAATTGCTGCCTATTTCTTGTCCCTATCTATGGTTTCCACGTGGTACCTATTCCCATTGGAGCCTTAAACCCCTGCCCATGTGGCACCACTGTTAAGTGGAAATTAGCCGTTTGATTGTGACCCGTCACATCATCTTCCGTCTTTTGCAGGCGGTCCCACTTCCCCTACTATCCACCACGTACGAGTAGGACACTACccgttctttctttcttcttcttatttatttatttatttattgttttatcATTTCTTACTTCTAAGTTTTAGCCCTTTCAACTTGCAAACCTTATCCGTATATTCAAATATtagcttaatttttttaatcgatTTTCATGACGGTTCCCTTGATTGtaatgtaaaattttataaaaatttaatttaattaattttttaattaatttttatatttaaataaaaaaattaattctttttaagttaaaaaaatttattttaaaagaaataaaattaaacataattttatgaaaattcaattgaattcttctTATGTAAAtgtttatttcaaaaaaaataataaacttgattttcatgaaatttttcattttttatttaatttatattaacttATTATTTCAATGATATGATTATATTTATTAAACAAAAATTAGCTACATCAAagtgtataaattaatttatacaccaaattaattataatgtaaaaaattatattttgcaATAGAATCACCATCTTTTATAGCAGGatctattattattttattgatatattattattaattgagTAGTAATATACACCTTCATAATCCTCAATTGCATTTAAGCATgttgtaataaaaattttatttaatggaaCTGTTATACGTAAAatagtttaattataattattgatcATAGTAAGGCCTATGACAATTAATTAGTACAATAAAATAATTGTATATACAAACATATTGATCAATTATAcatcaaaaaatattttttttaataaaaaaagtgATTTATCTCAAAATAAGTAGGAAAAAACTTGAAATCACACATTTtcattttttgtattttaaaaattgaaaaaaaaaatctttaattgacattaaaatataatttaactttTGAGATAATTACACtttgaatatttttaatattgtttataaaatttaaatcctAACACCTACTAAtagataatttttttctttttattgatTCGTAAAATATTTAATAAGTTGAGTAATAATAAATGGATTTATAGTGAAAGATAATCATCTCTCTTGAATAATTCTcactttaaatattataatttcataattaatgGCTAACGAGATTTAAGGCTTTgttcaataataatttttaagatattatttagtattttaacaataatttaagatattattttttttattaatactgTTTGATAATATAATGTTTAtctaatttttaaaagttaagagaataatttatgaaaaattactCCTTATAATTTTAGAGATTAATAGAACATTTGACAGGATCAATaagattatataattatttttacacttaataattaatttaataattatttttatcgaatatttttaatttaaattattatttaaataattaattaataataattaatatataataactaataaaataattaatatttatatattattcaacAGGTCTAAGTCGAATTGATCACTCTACCGGGCTACCCTATTTTTTTACCAGTAGGTTAAGTTGCAGTAAGTGTAATAAGCAATTTCTTTGGTGAGTTGCGCTAATTACTGCAAGCATTAATTAGTCAAGTGATTCATAAATTATAGGGCGCCAAGAATTAAACTGTTTCTGCCTGCAGATTCAGCTGTCTCTCTCTGCAATTTATAGCTAAATAAAATCCAATTAATTCAAAATCTTTGAGTTGAAAATACAATGCACTACTATTTCccaccttaaaaaaaaaaagattctttttaataaaaaaaaaagaaaagaaaaacatgaGAGGACCTCACAGTTAAA
The sequence above is a segment of the Hevea brasiliensis isolate MT/VB/25A 57/8 chromosome 11, ASM3005281v1, whole genome shotgun sequence genome. Coding sequences within it:
- the LOC110636533 gene encoding acyl carrier protein 1, chloroplastic-like, which gives rise to MASFLAAPRRPIATLPSNAGLSVAAGQHRSFSNNGGPLFFGLKHIAKIQFSKAANISSTRSRCFRTTISFSAQPETQKIVQSTISKQLSIETSTVTRETKFADLGADSLDTVEIMMALEEQFGVSIGEGGAEDIATVQDAADLIEKLLASSA